The following is a genomic window from Synergistaceae bacterium.
ATTTATTTGCTTAATGGGAGTCTTAATAATATTATTTGCGTTAATTGCTATTTATGGAAATTTTTCTAGTTTGTGCGTTATTTTTGCCGGAGTTTGTGCTGTTATGTGCTGGCTCGTTCCAAATGGAATTATAAAAATTTCCGGCTCAAAATGGGCGTGCGGTCTATGTGCAAATCCTGAACATTCCTGCAGAGCTTTGACTATTCCGGCTGTAGGAATAATTGCGGCGTTAATAATAATTTTCTGCATAGTTGATATTACGATAAATTTTATACTCGGCAAGAAGTAATTTCACGAACGAGCGAATCGGATCGGGGGGCTGGCGGGCGGGTAGGAGTCAATATTTACGAGGGATATAGCCCTGTATGTGCGGGGGAATATGCGCGATTAATATAAATTTTGTGAATGGCACTAAATAATTTTTCGCGTGCGTGGAGTCGGATTCTTCGGATGGGCGGGGGGGACTCATAAAAAGCTAGTTAGGTTATAATTTTGCTAAATAATTCACGTGAGGTGCTTATATAGTGATTCAAATAAAAAATTTATGCAAGGACTATAACAGGAACGGGAGAATCTTTCATGTTTTGAATAATATCAATCTCGAAATAGAATCAGGAGACTTCATAAACATAATAGGACGTTCGGGCAGCGGCAAATCTACACTTTTGAATATCTGCGCGGGCATGTTGACTCCGACATCGGGACAAATTTTTTATCACAATCAGGACATTTCACGCAAAAATGATAACGAGCTTTCACGAATTCGCAGCAAAAATATCGGTTTCATTCCGCAGGGAGCCTCGGCACTCGAAAATTTGAGCGTCATAGAAAATATTTTATTGCCTGCCTGTATTTATTCACGTGATAATAATAATAATATTGAAGAATACGCGCGGAAT
Proteins encoded in this region:
- a CDS encoding ABC transporter ATP-binding protein — protein: MVIQIKNLCKDYNRNGRIFHVLNNINLEIESGDFINIIGRSGSGKSTLLNICAGMLTPTSGQIFYHNQDISRKNDNELSRIRSKNIGFIPQGASALENLSVIENILLPACIYSRDNNNNIEEYARNLLGKFNISGLADSFPDELSGGELRRVLIARALINHPEIIIADEPVSDLDINSACEVMKIFAALNSEGVTILMVSHDLDTLKYGNKIYTMNSGNLLIGNKL
- a CDS encoding DUF4418 family protein, which translates into the protein MLKKFILLAGLILALSPFVLFPVCNDTRPDGAFMSCFYSGVFICLMGVLIILFALIAIYGNFSSLCVIFAGVCAVMCWLVPNGIIKISGSKWACGLCANPEHSCRALTIPAVGIIAALIIIFCIVDITINFILGKK